Genomic DNA from Acidimicrobiales bacterium:
CTCGTCGGCTTCAGCCGGCGTGCCGTGCCCTACAAGCGCAGCGACCTCATCTTCACCGAGCGGGAGCGGATCGAGCCCTACCTCGCCGACGGTCGACTCCAGATCGTCTTCTCCGGCAAGGCCCACCCCCTCGACGACACCGGCAAGGGCATCGTTGCCAACATCGTGTCGATGATGAAGGAATACCCACAGGCCGTGGTGTTCCTCGAGAACTACGACATGAACATCGGCCGCATGCTCACCCGTGGATCCGACGTCTGGCTCAACAACCCCCGTCGACCCCAGGAGGCCTCGGGCACGAGCGGCATGAAAGCCTCGATGAACGGCGTCCTCAACTGTTCGATCCTCGACGGCTGGTGGCCCGAAGCCTGCATCGACGGCGAGAACGGTTGGCAGATCGGCAACGGCTTCGAGTCCGACGACGACGCCGAGCTCGATGCCAACGACCTCGCCTCGCTCTATGAGGTCATGCTCGGCAAGGTGCTGCCCACCTACTACGACGACCCCGCCACCTGGGAACAGATGATGCGGCGCAGCATCGAGACCACGTGTGAGCAGTTCGCCGTCAAGCGCATGCTCAACGACTACTACGCCAAGCTCTATCGCCCCGACGCTGTCTGATTCGCCGGCCTGAGGTCGCACGTCAGAAACGCGTCAGCGCTTCGTGTTCTCCGGTTCACAGGATTCGGGTGCGGGGGGGCGACGGCATCGGCTTGAGTAGAGGTCGTAGCCCGCACGATCTCGTCTGAACCGGAGTGACGCCATGGCCGCCACCGCCCGAAGTGACAGCTTGTACTCGATCGCCAGGACCAAGCCGGCCGCCCGCGTCCCCCTGGCGCCCGTGTCGAGCCTGCTCGAGCGGGCCGGCGTGATCGACAGCGCTGCGGGCGACAGCGGGACGCAGGCTGCAGTCGAGAGCAACCACAGAGGATCCGAGGCGATCGATCTCCGCTGACCCTGGCTGCTGTCGCTTGCACAGGGCATGCGAGTGGCCTGTGTCGACCTTCGGCGCTACGAGTTCCGCGCTCAGCATTCGCCGTCCACCCGAAGCCGACAGGCCGGGATGGCCCTCGATCTGACCTCCGGGCGCGGCAATGGCCCCGCCTGGGGCGGGGTGCCGGGTGATTCAGTTGCGTCAGGTACTCGGGGGCCAGAGTCCGAGGTTTTCGAGCCGGGTTTTGTGTCGATGGCATGGGGCGCAGACGGTGGTGAGGTTGGTGGGCACGGTGGGGCCGCCGTCGGTGTGTCGGATGGTGTGGTCGGCTTGGCAGTGCACGGCTGAGGTGTCGCAGCCTGGTGATTGGCAGTGTCGGTCTCGGATGAGGGCCCCGATGCGTTGGTCCCGGCCGAAGAGTCGTTGTTTCTCGGATCGTGTGAAGTCGCGGGTGGCGGTGTTCATCACGAACAGTTGCACGCGTCCGGCGATGGCGAAATCGAGCGCATCGGCCGGTGCGATCGAGCGTCCGTGGGTGGTGTGGCAGCGGCGGGTCGTGACCCGTTCCATCACTTCTTCGGACGTGAGGGGCCGACGCACAGGCTCTTCGCCTCTGGCTGCGGCGTCGCGTTGTTCGGCTTCGTCGGCCAAGGTCTGGTGGTCGGCGACGATGTCGGCGCACACGTTGGTAGTGGATGGGTCGGCACCGATGCCGTTGCGGATGAGTCGGAAGAGGGCGTCGTGTCGCCGTTGGGTGTCGGTGCGGAGGAGGTCGTCCATGGTGGCGTCGTCACCGACGCGTGCTCGTGCGTCGGCCCAGTCGGCTTCGAACAGTTCGTCGACCAGGACCTTGAGTGCGGGTTCGACGGTGGCGTACACCGCAGTCGTGGTGAGGACCTCCAACAGGACTTGTTGTTGGACGGGGTCGGTGGTGACCATCGACCGATCCGCGTAGGCCTTGGCGGCGTGGTCGTTGGGGTCGATCGGGTCGACCAGCTCTTCCCATGTGGCGAACAGTGCCCGGCACTCGTACCACGGGTAGCTGGCGAATCTGATCAGCCCGTCGAGGTCGCGGGCGAGGAACGGCCGTAGGCATGGCTTGTTCCAGATCCGCCAGAACAAATCGAGGTGGTGTTCCCCGATGCGTCCGTCGCGGAACGCTGCACCGAGTTCGGGATGGGTGCTGAACAGCAGTGAGCCACGGTTCAACACCGCTCCGGCAGCACCCTTCGCCATGCGCAACGAGTCGGCGAGCCACAACGCTTCGTTGCGGTGCTGATGGATCGACGGGCCTTTGCGGCGTTTCGCTTCGGCGCAGAGCTCGTAGTAGTCGGCCTTGGCCTGCCGAGCGGCGGTTTCGGCGGCCAGCATCCGTTCATGGAGTTCGGCGCGTGAGAGCCCGGAGAGGTCGCCGGATCCGTCCGCCGTGTTGTTGGTCCCGCCAAGGATCATGGGTCAAGGATATCGAACATGTGTACTGTAAACAACACTGACACAGCTATTTGTTATGAAGTAGATGGACTATAGAGAGAAGCAAGCGAGCATGAAGGTCAACGTCCGTAGTCAGCGCGCAGACCTCGACTCCCGTGGGC
This window encodes:
- a CDS encoding DUF222 domain-containing protein, which translates into the protein MILGGTNNTADGSGDLSGLSRAELHERMLAAETAARQAKADYYELCAEAKRRKGPSIHQHRNEALWLADSLRMAKGAAGAVLNRGSLLFSTHPELGAAFRDGRIGEHHLDLFWRIWNKPCLRPFLARDLDGLIRFASYPWYECRALFATWEELVDPIDPNDHAAKAYADRSMVTTDPVQQQVLLEVLTTTAVYATVEPALKVLVDELFEADWADARARVGDDATMDDLLRTDTQRRHDALFRLIRNGIGADPSTTNVCADIVADHQTLADEAEQRDAAARGEEPVRRPLTSEEVMERVTTRRCHTTHGRSIAPADALDFAIAGRVQLFVMNTATRDFTRSEKQRLFGRDQRIGALIRDRHCQSPGCDTSAVHCQADHTIRHTDGGPTVPTNLTTVCAPCHRHKTRLENLGLWPPST